In the genome of Thermoanaerobaculia bacterium, the window CGGCGTTCTCGCGGATGATCGCCGCGAAACGTCCGTCGGGCGAGAAGGAGCCTTCGAAGCCGAATCCGAGCCGGCTGGCCGGAGATCCGTCGGTCCGCCGGATGTAGGTCACGTACTCTCCCACCGAAGTGACCGCCCGCCCCTGTTCCGAGAAGAGCAGCCATTGCCCGTCGCGGCTGACGTCGGTGGGCCAGGTCCAGTCCAGCCACGACATGTCTTTCGGCGCCGCCGCCGCGGGAGTGACGATCTGCGTCTCGCGCCGCTGGTCGAACCGCGCCATCAGCGCCTGCCCGTTTCGGAAATCCAGCAGGTTGTCGAAGGCGCCGGCCGAAAGAAGCGTGCGCTCGCGGCCCGAAAGGGACGAAGCCCCGAGGTAGAACCCCTCGCTGCGCGTGGCGGTCCAGTAGACCTCGCGGCCGTCGCCGGACCACGCGACCCCGCGGAGGTTCCCGAATCCCTTCGCGACTTTCGTGAGCCGTCCCGAACGAGTGACGACGGCGACGTCGCCGAGCGAATCCCCCTCCGATCCGTGCAGTTCGAACGCGACGCGGTCGCCGTCGGGCGAAACGCGCACGCCGTCGATCCACCCGCCGGTCGAATAGAGCGTCTTCCCGGCCGGGTACTCGAGCACGCACTGCCGGCCGACCATCCGAGCGATCGCGAAATCGTTCCCGTCGGGGGACCAGTCCGCACTGACTACGCGCTCGGCGACCGGGCGAGGCGTCCCGCCCGTGATCGGGACCCGGGCGAGCGTGGATTCCGACATGAAGCCGTAGGTGTAGTGGAAGCCGAGCCCGATCGCGAGCTCGTCGGATTTCGACACCGAAAAGAGCTGCGCCGGGGGAAGGTCGAGCTTCTGCGATTCGGGACCGGTCGATCGGACGCTGTAGATCGCGATCGGTTCGTCCTGGAGCGTCGCGGAATAGACGACGGTCTTCCCGTCCGAGAGGAACCTCGCCGAAAGCACCGCCCCGCGCCGGAACGTCAGCGGCATGTAGGTCGGGGGATGCTCCCGGGCGTTCCGCGCGCCGTTCCGGCGGCCGAGCAGGAACGCCGCGGCCGCGAGCATCAGCGCGGCGGCGAGGGCGGCGGCCGGAACCCAGCGGCGCACCGGAATGCGGGCGCGCGCCGGCCCGCTCCGGATCGACGAATCGCCGGCCGCGTGCTTGAGGTCGAACGCGACGTCGCGCGCGGACTGGAATCGCTCCGCGGGCGACTTCTCCAGGCAGTGCCGGACGATCCGGTCGAAATCGGGCGGGACGCCGCGCACCGTCGAGATCTCCGGCGGGTCTTCCTTCAAGACCGAATTCATCGTCTCGATGGCCGAATCGCCCTTGAACGCACGGCGACCGGTCGCCATCTCGTAGAGGACGGAGCCCAGGGAAAAAATGTCGCTTCGATGATCGGCCGCGCGGCCGCGCACCTGCTCCGGGGCCATGTAGCCGACCGTTCCCAGAACCGTTCCGGGATCCGTCGGCGAGGAGACGGTCGGAGAAGCGGTCGCGGAGTCGTCGATCGCCGGCGCCGCCTTCGCGAGGCCGAAATCGAGGATCTTCACGCGGCCGTCCGGGGCGACGAAGACGTTCTCGGGCTTGAGATCCCGGTGCACGATCCCGCGCTCGTGCGCCGCCGCGAGGCCCTCGGCGATCTGGACGCCGTAGTCGACGCATTTGCGGAAAGGAAGCGCACCCCCTTCGAGCCGGTCGCGGAGGGTCGATCCTTCGAGGAGCTCGGTGACGGCATAGGCGACGCCGTCCTCGGTTTTGCCGACGTCGTGGATCGCGAGGATGTTCGGGTGCGAGAGCGCGGCGACCGCCTTCGACTCGCGCTCGAAGCGGGCGGCCGCGTCGCGGTCGGAGGCGAGGCGCTCGGGAAGGACCTTGATCGCGACGTCGCGGCCGAGGCGGGTGTCCCTGGCTCTGTAGACTTCACCCATGCCTCCGGCTCCCAGGGGCGAGACGATTTCGTAAGGTCCGAGTTTGACGCCGGCCGCAAGCGTCATGAAAGCCTCTCGGCCGCGCCATACCCGCCGTCGCCAGGGCGATGGCGGGACTTCCGGCTCGCGGCAGCGAGCGAAGGCGGATCGTACGGACCGAGTCTCGTTCCCGGGCTCGGGACGGGCCTTTCCGGGGGCAGACCCGATGTCGCGCCGAAGCTGGTGACTTTCAGTCGATGTTCCTCGACCGATATTAGCGCACGGCCGCCGCCGTTCGTCGCGGCGTCAGAGGACGGAAGCGCGGATCGGGGCGGGAGCGGCAGCGGGGGCGACGCCGATTCCCTCTTCCGTCTTGCGGTACGCCTCGGGATCGTGTCGAAGCGCGCCCTCGGGAAGCCACTTCCAGAAGGGGCCGAGCTCCTGCCGCACGAGGTCGGAATAGAAAGCGGGAATCTCCTCGGTGTCCTGATGGAAGAAGTCGCGGACGCTCCGATCGGCCTCGAGGCGCCGCCGGACCTCGCGGTAGTGGACGAGGCGTCCGAAGCCCTCCGAGGAGACGGCGCGAACGACGTTGAGCCACCGCGGGATCGGCGTGCGCGCGGCCCGGAAGCGCCTCGAGATCGCCTTCCACGAAAACGTGTATTTCGTGAGCGCGATCACCTCGTCGTAGAAGTCCGGCCAGGAGTAATTCTTCGGGCGCACGTTCATCGCGCGGTTGTTGTCGAGGAAGTGGAAGGGGAACGGCAGAACGCGCCCCGCGCGCTGGTACTCGAGATTGAGCGGCGCCGCGCGCCCGAAGGCGGACAGAAGCGAATAGCCCGGGAAGGCCCCGGGGGCGAGGTCGATGAAGCGGCGCGTCAATTCGAAGGGCTCGGGGCCGGCGTCGGAATCGAGGCCGAGAACGAAATTCGTCTGGACGTAGGGAACGTACCGGAGGATCAGGTTGACGTGCTCCGACACCTGCCTGACCTTCTCCATCCCCCGGCTCTGACCCGTCCTCGACTTGTTGCCGAGGTCGTACCAGGATTCGACTCCGGGAAGGAGCGCTTTGAAACCGCTCCGCGCCAGACGCTTCAGGTGCGGCTCGGAAAGGAGCGAGAGGCTGCTCTCGGCGGCGAAGTCGACGCTGCCGGGCGGGACGGCGTCGTCGATCGCGTCGAGATAGTCGTCGAACCGGACCCCGAAGTTCGGATCGTGCCATCCGACGCGGGGACGGCCGAGGGTGCGCTTCAAGAACCTCAGGTCGTCGCGCAGCATGCCGAAGTCGAGCGGTTGATAGGGGACGACCGAATCGATGCAGAAGCTGCACGTGTACGGGCAGCCGAGGCTCCCGAGCATCGGCACGATCTTCAGGAACGGGGCCTTCCTCAGGGTGGGCTCGATGAACTTCCAGCGCTCGCGAACGCTCGGCAGGGACGCCGGCTGCCGTTTCGCATCGAGGTGCAACCCCTCGCCGGGGTGGGGAGAGCAGTCTCGCAGGATCTCGCCGACGATCGTCCGGTCGGTGAACCCGGCGACGTAATCGAAGTACCGCCGCGCGTCTTCGGGATAGCACCGCGCGTGCGGCCCGCCGAGGACCGTGACCGCTCCCCGCGCCCGGAAGTAGCCGCTCAGCGCGTAGGCCAGGAGCGCCGCTTCCGTGAACGCGCCGATGAAGACGATGTCGACGCTTTCGGGCAGCTCGGCGGCGAGGTTCTCGAGTCCCGTGTAGCAGACGAACGTGACGGCATGACCTTCCGCCTCGCACCACGCGGCGACGACCTGCGGCATGACGCTCGCGAGGTTGGCGTGCATCACCCGGGCGTACAGAGCCCGCGTCGGGCCCCGGCTGACGAGATCGATGACTCCCACCCGAAGCTTGCGCATTTCTCGTCATTCTATCGGGCAGACCCCGGCAGGAGGTGGAAGTGCCGCAAAACGGATCTTCCGGATATCCGGCATCCGCATTGCAATTCGGGGTTCCGTGCCCGCGCCAACCGTCCGGAAGAGCCCCCGGCGAGCGCTTCTGTGCGCGCTGGCGTTTGCCGTTGCCGCCGCGGCCCCGGCGTCCGCTCAGCCTCGTCTGCTTCCCGGATTCCAGGATTCTCTCGTCGTCGGCGGGTTGACGCACCCGACGGTCGTCCGTTTCTCCCCGGACGGCCGGATGTTCGTCGCGGAGAAAAGCGGCCTGGTAAAGGTCTTTCCCTCGTTGTACGTTCCGCAGCCGTCGATCT includes:
- a CDS encoding radical SAM protein, with protein sequence MRKLRVGVIDLVSRGPTRALYARVMHANLASVMPQVVAAWCEAEGHAVTFVCYTGLENLAAELPESVDIVFIGAFTEAALLAYALSGYFRARGAVTVLGGPHARCYPEDARRYFDYVAGFTDRTIVGEILRDCSPHPGEGLHLDAKRQPASLPSVRERWKFIEPTLRKAPFLKIVPMLGSLGCPYTCSFCIDSVVPYQPLDFGMLRDDLRFLKRTLGRPRVGWHDPNFGVRFDDYLDAIDDAVPPGSVDFAAESSLSLLSEPHLKRLARSGFKALLPGVESWYDLGNKSRTGQSRGMEKVRQVSEHVNLILRYVPYVQTNFVLGLDSDAGPEPFELTRRFIDLAPGAFPGYSLLSAFGRAAPLNLEYQRAGRVLPFPFHFLDNNRAMNVRPKNYSWPDFYDEVIALTKYTFSWKAISRRFRAARTPIPRWLNVVRAVSSEGFGRLVHYREVRRRLEADRSVRDFFHQDTEEIPAFYSDLVRQELGPFWKWLPEGALRHDPEAYRKTEEGIGVAPAAAPAPIRASVL
- a CDS encoding protein kinase, whose amino-acid sequence is MTLAAGVKLGPYEIVSPLGAGGMGEVYRARDTRLGRDVAIKVLPERLASDRDAAARFERESKAVAALSHPNILAIHDVGKTEDGVAYAVTELLEGSTLRDRLEGGALPFRKCVDYGVQIAEGLAAAHERGIVHRDLKPENVFVAPDGRVKILDFGLAKAAPAIDDSATASPTVSSPTDPGTVLGTVGYMAPEQVRGRAADHRSDIFSLGSVLYEMATGRRAFKGDSAIETMNSVLKEDPPEISTVRGVPPDFDRIVRHCLEKSPAERFQSARDVAFDLKHAAGDSSIRSGPARARIPVRRWVPAAALAAALMLAAAAFLLGRRNGARNAREHPPTYMPLTFRRGAVLSARFLSDGKTVVYSATLQDEPIAIYSVRSTGPESQKLDLPPAQLFSVSKSDELAIGLGFHYTYGFMSESTLARVPITGGTPRPVAERVVSADWSPDGNDFAIARMVGRQCVLEYPAGKTLYSTGGWIDGVRVSPDGDRVAFELHGSEGDSLGDVAVVTRSGRLTKVAKGFGNLRGVAWSGDGREVYWTATRSEGFYLGASSLSGRERTLLSAGAFDNLLDFRNGQALMARFDQRRETQIVTPAAAAPKDMSWLDWTWPTDVSRDGQWLLFSEQGRAVTSVGEYVTYIRRTDGSPASRLGFGFEGSFSPDGRFAAIIRENAAARGGEKPKRELTIVPTGAGRPQPVDTPGFDPEWVEWQPDGKRIVISASSATGGSLFYVRTPEDASARPIEAPPLGSTQCFAVSPDPFTIAAVAADGRIALIPVGGGPPRLVPAAPEARCVLAWDPSGRSVYYQDATALPGRIRKLDVATGRNELFRSVEPADKAGVLAVAPIRMTPDGKTIAFSFRRSLSDLIRVDGLR